CATGATGAAAGACCAGGCGACCAGGCATCTGGCCGTGACGCAGGATGGCTCGATCATCGGTGTGGTGTCGGTGTCCAATATTTTGCGCTACTACTCGGGTGTGGTGTAGCCGCAAGAGCAGAGCGCATAGCGTATGGCCGATAGCTGATGGAAAGAACGGAATCGCGTGATTTCGTCAATAGCCGTGGGAGGTGGAAAATGGGTCCGACCAAGGCGATCGTGAAGGGACAGTCGCTCCACGAAGCCGTGAGCGGCAAGCTGATACGGGACGGATTTGCGAGCCGGCAGGCGATGGAAGATTACGTGCGGCAGCACTATATCGTCATGCCGGTGCGCGACAATGCCGGACAGCCTTGGCAGTTGGACGGGAAACCGGTCTACTGTCTGCACGGCGTGCAATACGAAACGGTCGATGACCAGAAGGTGCATCTTTCCCGATGCCCGGATTGTGGCGGCATGGGGATCAGGGCGGATGAACTCACGGTCGACTCCGACTGTATTCGCTGCACGGCTTGTGGCCATGAGTTCGATGCGCGGTTGGAGATGATGGAGACGTAGGAGAGGAGCTTACCAGCTCAGTGTCTTTTGCTCGTGCAACGCGCGGCCTTAGAAGGCCCTCGTTGGACGCGCGCAGTGAGACACCGAGCAGGCAGGCCCCGGAAAGAGATGGCTCTCAGCGATACGCTCTTATTCCCTGCGAGATTCGTTTCACGTCTTACGTCTGAGGTTTCACGCTCGACGCTTCACGATTGATCTGCCTTCCGGAGGAGCAAGAAGAAATTCAGCGACAGGAATGAGAACCGGTTATACTCAGTGCCTGCCCCTCATGAGGGGCAGGCCACGTGGTTCATACTAGAATCGGAAAGGGACGAAGGACATGGCAGGTGCAACGGTGACTCGGCAACGCAAGAACGCTCCGCAGCAGAACAAGAAGGCGCCTGCGAGAAAAACCAGGAAGGCTCGTGTGCAGGAGCCGTCCGGTGCGGTGATCGTGCTGTCCGGAGCCACGCCGCTTCGCCGGCAGAAGGCCGCGGAGGTCTTGGCCGCAGAACTGCAACTGGACCTGGCCAGCGTGGATTTGTCGGCGGTGGTGAGCAAACACGCCGGCGAAACTGAAAAAAATGTCAATCGCGTGTTCGACATGGCGAACCGCCATGGGTCGATCCTTTTTTTCGATGAGGCCGACGCACTCTTCGGCAAGCGCACTCAGGGGCATGACGCCCACGATCGGTACGCCAATGCCGAGGTGTCCCATCTCATTCAGTGCATCGAAGACCACCAGGGGCTTGTCATCCTGACGACCAACGGAAAGAGTCGCATTGAAGAAGCCTTCTCCCCCGAGAAGCCGGTGATTGTGCTGGGTGGAGCCTCAAAGAAAAAGACCACCACCAAGCCGAAGCCGACAGCCAAAACCGTATCCAAACCCAAAAAGAAGGTGGCGAAAAACAAGTAAGCAAGGGCGGAAGGTGATGACGGTCAGTGGTGCACGCGACTGCAGTGCAGACGTGGCTTGGTGAGTGTAAGCCCTGCCTCCGAAGAGATCACGACATCGATGCGATCAGGGCTACCTTGCCGGCGCGATCCAGTGACTTGATTGCGGCTTCACGTTGTAAGGCGGCTCCCTTGCTGTCGAGTGATTCGGTATACCGGACCGTGAACGGTCCGCGGCGTTTCGTGTATTTCGCCCCCTTTCCGGTCGCATGCGCCTTCATGCGCCGTTCCAAATCATTCGTGATCCCGGTGTAGAGGCTGCCGTCGATACACTCGAGGATGTAGACAATCCAAATCATGTGGTGTGACGCGGGGGTCTCCGTGCCCAGCGAAGGTCGTTCGCCAGGCTGGCTCATGATAGCGAAAAAGATCCGGCGTGGCGATTATTTGGGAAAAGCGTGGGGGAAGTCGAGCACCAGTCCTGAAAGGATGGCCGTCAAGATGAGGGCTGAGGCTAGTGCCACGATCAGGAATTTTCGGTCTTTGCGCACCGAATCGTGGAATCGATATCTGCTGGATCTGTGTAGAGACTGACTTGCCATGCGGCCGTACCCCTGGAGTCTATGAAATGGCCCGTGCACTATGCCTGGCTGATGCGTAGGCTGGAATAGGGGTTTTCCTGAAAGGCTCTGGAATTATTACTGTCTCGAATTTATTCGGTCCTGTTCACTGTTCTGCATACTCGTCCCATGGGTCTCCGGTATCGAGCTGAGTTCCTGCCGATGTGGCCCTGATTGACAGCTCAGTCGGCGGCCACGTAGCGTACCCATTCATGTCTGAGGCAACGATGATCGATCGAGAACTCGCCGCAGCTGAAGTTGCGTGGACACAAGGCAATGCAGGCAAGGCGCGGGTCTGCGCGCGCCGGGCCGTGGCGCTGGCTGCCGCAGCCTGGTGGGCGCGCTCTGGCCGCTCACTCCGGCGCGGTGATGCCCTGGAGCATTTGCGCCGGATTCAGCAGCAGGAGGCCTTCCCATCGCCTGTCCGGCAGGCGGCGGAGCGATTGACCACCGCCGTAACCAAGCGGCATGACGCGCCCTTTACGAGTGATCCGATCGGTGACGCCCGGTTGATTGTGGGCTACCTTGCCGCGGCTACGACAGACGGGCGGCTTGCTTGACGGTTGGCCCCGGCGGGTGGAACAGCGCCTATCCGTCCAGCCGCAGGTCGAACGAAGTGGAGGATTGTGGTCATTCTGGTCATGGGCGTATCGGGAGCGGGGAAGACGACGATCGGCCGTCGCTTGGCGGACGAATTGGGCTGGCAGTTTTCCGACGGCGATGACTTCCATCCGGCAGCGAATCTCGAGAAGATGCGGAATGGCCATGCGCTGACGGATGTTGATCGTCAGCCATGGCTGGAGCGGATGCATGCTGCGATCGTCGATCGGATCAGTCGGAACCAGCCGGCGGTGCTTGCCTGTTCCGTCTTGAAGGCGAGTTACCGCGCGATCGTGGAGGAGGGCTGTCGCGCACATTTGCGACTGGTCTACCTGAAAGGTAGCTTCGATTTATTCCATCAACGCCTGATCCACCGCCGGGATCATTTCATGCCCCGGGAATTGTTGGCCAGTCAGTTTGCCATCCTTGAAGAGCCGGCCGATGCCCTGGTGATCGACGCGGCTCTCCCGCCGAACGAGATCATCCGGCAGATCCGTCTCGGTATTCCGGTTGACGCGGCGAAACACTGAGGACGGATCAGGCTGCGATGTCAGAAATCATGTGTCCCGTTCCGACAGCGCCATCGTGACGTTTCCATTTCCATCCAGTCCCGTCACTCCTTGACGTAATGGACGCGCACCGTCTGAATCTGCCCCTCTTCGTTGATGAGCATCATCTCCGCAGCCAGCAATCCCTTGACGCTCCGATAATACAGCAACAGACTGTCGACGCCGATCAGGGTGTGGATCAGCTCGAAGTGCAGGTCCGGGTAGGCTTGGAGTCCTTTCCGAAAATAGGCGCTCAATGCTTCTCGGCCGCAGATGGTGCCGGACGCTTCTCCGGATAGCGTCGTCACAAACGGACTGGTAAACTCCACCTCTGCCGCGTAATGGTGCACAATGGCGTCCAGATCGTGCCGGTTCCAGGCGTCGATCCAGGCCTGGGCCAGGCGGGTGGCCTGCTGTTCGTTCATGACGGTCAGACCTTTCGTCAATGGGTGATGGGCCTAGCCTAGGCGCGGCCGGTTCGATGATCAAGAGTCTGTTGAGGCTCGCATAACGATGATGCAGAACGATCCGAGTGAGCCAGGATGGCCGGGCAAGACATGATGCCAGTCATGACGCCGCCCTCGCCCCGAGGCGGCTTGGCGTTGATCGCATT
The window above is part of the Nitrospira sp. genome. Proteins encoded here:
- a CDS encoding AAA family ATPase, producing the protein MAGATVTRQRKNAPQQNKKAPARKTRKARVQEPSGAVIVLSGATPLRRQKAAEVLAAELQLDLASVDLSAVVSKHAGETEKNVNRVFDMANRHGSILFFDEADALFGKRTQGHDAHDRYANAEVSHLIQCIEDHQGLVILTTNGKSRIEEAFSPEKPVIVLGGASKKKTTTKPKPTAKTVSKPKKKVAKNK
- a CDS encoding GIY-YIG nuclease family protein, with protein sequence MIWIVYILECIDGSLYTGITNDLERRMKAHATGKGAKYTKRRGPFTVRYTESLDSKGAALQREAAIKSLDRAGKVALIASMS
- a CDS encoding gluconokinase, yielding MVILVMGVSGAGKTTIGRRLADELGWQFSDGDDFHPAANLEKMRNGHALTDVDRQPWLERMHAAIVDRISRNQPAVLACSVLKASYRAIVEEGCRAHLRLVYLKGSFDLFHQRLIHRRDHFMPRELLASQFAILEEPADALVIDAALPPNEIIRQIRLGIPVDAAKH
- a CDS encoding nuclear transport factor 2 family protein encodes the protein MNEQQATRLAQAWIDAWNRHDLDAIVHHYAAEVEFTSPFVTTLSGEASGTICGREALSAYFRKGLQAYPDLHFELIHTLIGVDSLLLYYRSVKGLLAAEMMLINEEGQIQTVRVHYVKE